The Aythya fuligula isolate bAytFul2 chromosome 2, bAytFul2.pri, whole genome shotgun sequence genome contains a region encoding:
- the CEBPD gene encoding CCAAT/enhancer-binding protein delta produces MSAAALYSLDSPACYRSWCLEPANFYDAKVGSGGGPGAACKPGGRGMSGDEAGGGGPGGSGSNLAELSAAAPAMYEDESAIDFSSYIDSMSAVPNLELCNDELFADLFNSNHKPERGGDYGEYLPAKDLGAAVGSLLGAEPRAASSASSSSSSSSSSSAASSSSSSSSSSSSSSRGALKQEPDWSDSDLSSSLLPSQIATCAQTIMNLSGQPTPPTSPEPPGSSSPSSCSTRSPAPPGAPLPSSAGPGPGGAPPPATAAAGGKERGGKKCVDRFSPEYRQRRERNNIAVRKSRDKAKRRNQEMQQKLLELSAENEKLHKKIEQLTRDLTSLRHFFKQLPGASFLQPAAGTDCR; encoded by the coding sequence ATGAGCGCCGCCGCCCTCTACAGCCTGGACTCGCCGGCATGCTATAGGAGCTGGTGCCTGGAGCCGGCCAACTTCTACGACGCCAAGGTGGGCAGCGGCGGCGGGCCCGGAGCCGCCTGCAAGCCGGGCGGCCGCGGGATGAGCGGCGACgaggccggcggcggcggccccgggggcagcGGCTCCAACCTGGCCGAGCTGAGCGCCGCCGCGCCGGCCATGTACGAGGACGAGAGCGCCATCGACTTCAGCTCCTACATCGACTCCATGTCGGCCGTGCCCAACCTGGAGCTGTGCAACGACGAGCTCTTCGCCGACCTCTTCAACAGCAACCACAAGCCCGAGCGGGGCGGGGATTACGGCGAGTACCTGCCCGCCAAGGACCTGGGCGCCGCCGTCGGCTCCCTGCTGGGCGCCGAGCCCCGCGCCgcctcctccgcctcctcctcctcgtcctcctcctcctcctcctcggccgcctcctcctcctcctcgtcgtcgtcgtcgtcgtcgtcgtccTCCCGCGGCGCCCTGAAGCAGGAGCCGGACTGGAGCGACAGCGACCTCTCCTCGTCGCTGCTGCCCTCGCAGATCGCCACCTGCGCCCAGACCATCATGAACCTGAGCGGGCAGCCCACGCCGCCCACCTCCCCCGAGCCgccgggcagcagctccccgtccagctgcagcacccgctccccggctccccccggcgcccccctgccctcctccgCCGGCCCTGGCCCAGGGGGGGCTCCTCCGCCGGCGACGGCAGCGGCCGGGGGCAAGGAGCGCGGGGGCAAGAAGTGCGTGGACAGGTTTAGCCCCGAGTACCGGCAGCGCCGGGAGCGCAACAACATCGCGGTGCGCAAGAGCCGCGACAAGGCGAAGCGGCGCAACCAGGAgatgcagcagaagctgctggagctgtcGGCCGAGAACGAGAAGCTGCACAAGAAGATCGAGCAGCTCACCCGGGACTTGACCAGCCTCAGGCACTTCTTCAAGCAGCTGCCCGGCgcctccttcctgcagcccGCCGCGGGCACCGACTGCCGGTAA